A region from the Rhinoderma darwinii isolate aRhiDar2 chromosome 2, aRhiDar2.hap1, whole genome shotgun sequence genome encodes:
- the AHDC1 gene encoding transcription factor Gibbin isoform X1, protein MLSVPGPGSAMSGREQPEPAGSDVGAAGLVPPSLENGDTPAEKRPPHSKEAERGRRVTLVCRHPRSRDHKYSGKSLKSDRQENSTSIQLEHQEEDSRSQHSCVRSNKSFCPSAGTTKLGVDGIIALLKSKCGNGRVNLQPVVRLMDIMKDLSQLSNDLRSSGVRLDYTHVVSPPSENDDVEPGLQYSFFSSQSLACGLRSPEEKPSETVDTKESSPVSPNPDSSESASSNVLRELAALAWMEPQPTETMQEREQEELDGQSRKDSADKRAGHINENKDESSGDEQGYERQNMEESGEEQEDNIQEEESCEEQEPIKQSDSFRQEQSERKQAKESSDEEQESNKQEGESGEDQVESKPEKSLDEQEDEFGVKMIKGENEVKPEGEQGNARANQESVKDEDKTENEDEGESSDDESRVEQCRKRLEKYKEREVMAEPITEEMPWMLPLFSQTSETLRRTPFSTRGGHRFGLRGRRGDRPGRGRRRRPGRPRASESLSRAYVMPPYHRTPEEPRAYRSHEQNSVFPLPSLGQKTSAVDGNVDQGPPQKPKRRGVRKMVVRIAKIPMPMGRRNKTSYKVSSFSSTLSVEGGELIGGSGPGPTSLLKMKNNGRNVVMVFPPGELPIILKRRRGRPPKNLVLARETPPMLPQPSPIEPSLPPAPTSQPAAPAADGEFVKKRRRRKQKLASPQPSYVADTNDSKSEYSDVLAKLAFLNRQSQGAGRTSPPRCWTPTLPDSVHQAPETHNISQFLHRVQGYRRRGGRGGGPGRRGGCNSHNAELSRCSFSDFFEGIGRKKSKPRPADPLKPRKRRQPKAEPDPNAKPKRKRRSRKNGALLGEMGGEPGLGYQGMSDWGSEGKSGPWMTQVSHGQSSGRHCSYQGPEHRGFSGLHSGSPSRPGYYTGTGSSLSQAESGGQDHHGLFTGYFRSLLDSDDSSDLVDFAAVAQRQEARKSASAFSGSSASPNPRALQPYSNSRGAKSGTQESPYQSSTAARQPFPPNRGNANFGSLSQQECRGSDAFQKLLSRSPNSQSAGGFGQFGGFSGSSGQSLPGHSIFAPNKQYPAPPDCLGNKDCSFSFSGGCNSLPSSPGSAHSSTSFSQQQQLSAGTVTNTAKTPFFNTSELPPFPPLRSESRSSTSSPAGYMMPKVSGPMFPGENNRNFTGSVGAGQWGFRQGYGQSDWGNESFGQLYGPGFDCHMTESNVILDISNYTPQKAKQNTDNMSESSSDSTQYTQPGAGYRRANSEASSSEGQSSLSSLEKLMMDWNDTSSAPGYSWNQTVLFHQSAKPGRGRRKKADLFEQSPQQPQHLGFSSSSPSSSSSSAAAPPAGFPTKRGGGPRGPRGGRGGSCAASKKERGSGKAKFSPKPPAPPPTSSVSSLFQDTSDLGLDCYSGDSSMSPLPSHSRAYGVGEREPTCDFSGPYSMNPSTPSDGTFGFQSDSPGLGPPSTELDPGKHFPHLPTVGNTSTGAPHPPPPPPPGLGYDHQLQDSPFSPNCSPTLELRPGEGRKLVPPPHSSCDPLKHSLPPHLPSCREQLPPQPSTHHRYDPPSCKNAGYWYPPRSPPYDGKGGLLSDFMGRRGEGVSCLSPHIPSPKRDKETLDMVRGHHRSSYPCPLLNDITHSPVQRDSMVQLQDSYRYPAFPPQGPPVLSPPNLKGGFLGPENIPEDNFTVTSL, encoded by the exons ATGTCGGTGCTGCTGGCCTTGTCCCTCCTAGCCTGGAAAATGGAGACACTCCTGCCGAAAAGCGTCCTCCACATTCAAAGGAGGCCGAGAGGGGCCGCAGAGTGACGTTAGTCTGTAGACACCCTCGTTCAAG AGACCACAAGTACAGCGGGAAAAGTTTGAAATCAGATAGGCAAGAAA ATTCTACATCTATCCAGCTTGAACACCAAGAAGAAGATAGCCGATCCCAGCATTCTTGCGTCCGTTCAAACAAATCCTTCTGTCCATCTGCAGGAACCACAAAGCTAGGTGTTGATGGAATCATTGCTCTACTTAAAAGCAAATGTGGCAATGGTCGTGTCAATCTACAGCCAGTTGTACGTTTGATGGATATTATGAAGGACCTTAGCCAACTTTCCAATGACCTAAGATCCAGTGGTGTTCGTCTTGATTATACTCATGTTGTTAGCCCTCCATCAGAGAATGACGATGTAGAGCCAGGATTACAGTACAGCTTCTTTTCTTCTCAGAGCCTTGCATGTGGACTACGGAGTCCAGAAGAAAAGCCTTCAGAAACGGTTGATACCAAGGAGTCAAGCCCTGTATCACCCAACCCAGACTCAAGTGAATCTGCCAGTTCAAATGTTCTTCGAGAGTTAGCAGCCCTTGCCTGGATGGAGCCACAGCCAACAGAGACTATGCAGGAGAGGGAACAGGAAGAATTAGACGGCCAAAGTAGGAAGGACAGTGCAGATAAACGGGCAGGGcacataaatgaaaataaagatgaGTCATCAGGGGATGAGCAGGGCTATGAGAGGCAAAATATGGAGGAATCTGGGGAGGAGCAGGAAGACAATATACAGGAAGAGGAATCTTGTGAAGAACAAGAGCCAATTAAGCAGTCAGATAGTTTTAGACAAGAGCAGAGTGAGCGAAAACAGGCAAAGGAATCATCAGATGAAGAACAAGAAAGTAATAAACAGGAGGGAGAATCAGGGGAGGATCAGGTGGAAAGCAAACCTGAAAAGTCTTTAGATGAACAGGAAGATGAATTTGGAGTAAAAATGATAAAGGGAGAAAATGAGGTAAAACCAGAAGGGGAGCAGGGTAATGCACGTGCAAATCAGGAAAGTGTTAAAGATGAAGACAAGACAGAAAATGAGGATGAAGGAGAGTCCTCAGATGATGAAAGTAGGGTAGAGCAGTGCAGAAAAAGGTTAGAGAAATACAAAGAAAGGGAGGTTATGGCAGAGCCAATAACGGAAGAAATGCCCTGGATGCTACCTCTCTTTTCTCAAACATCGGAAACCCTCAGACGAACCCCTTTTTCCACTCGCGGAGGCCACAGGTTTGGTCTTAGAGGACGCAGGGGAGATAGACCTGGCAGGGGCCGGAGAAGAAGACCTGGAAGACCTCGAGCATCTGAAAGTCTTTCTCGTGCATATGTGATGCCTCCTTACCACCGAACACCAGAGGAGCCTAGAGCATATCGAAGTCATGAGCAAAACTCTGTATTTCCACTACCTTCCCTTGGTCAGAAAACTTCTGCAGTTGATGGAAATGTGGATCAGGGCCCACCACAAAAGCCAAAACGCAGAGGTGTACGAAAGATGGTGGTGCGGATTGCCAAAATCCCAATGCCAATGGGAAGAAGAAACAAAACAAGCTATAAAGTATCTTCATTCAGTAGCACTCTAAGTGTTGAAGGAGGAGAACTGATCGGTGGCTCAGGCCCAGGTCCCACCTCTCTACTCAAGATGAAAAACAATGGCCGAAATGTTGTAATGGTTTTCCCACCTGGTGAGCTTCCAATCATCCTTAAAAGGAGAAGAGGACGGCCACCCAAAAATCTGGTTCTGGCTAGAGAGACTCCACCAATGCTGCCTCAGCCCTCTCCTATTGAACCATCTTTACCACCTGCGCCAACTTCCCAGCCAGCCGCACCAGCTGCCGATGGTGAATTTGTTAAGAAAAGAAGGAGAAGAAAGCAAAAATTGGCTTCCCCTCAACCGTCCTATGTAGCTGACACCAATGACAGCAAGTCTGAATACAGTGATGTTCTGGCAAAGCTTGCTTTTCTTAACCGTCAGAGTCAAGGAGCTGGACGTACTTCTCCACCTCGTTGTTGGACACCTACACTGCCAGATTCAGTACACCAGGCCCCTGAAACGCATAATATCTCACAATTTCTACACAGAGTCCAAGGTTATCGGAGGCGTGGTGGACGTGGTGGAGGGCCTGGCCGCCGTGGTGGATGTAATAGTCATAATGCAGAACTGTCTCGCTGTTCTTTTAGTGACTTTTTTGAAGGAATTGGAAGAAAAAAATCAAAGCCAAGACCTGCTGACCCTTTAAAGCCAAGAAAACGTAGACAACCTAAAGCTGAACCAGATCCGAACGCCAAACCCAAGCGCAAGAGAAGATCTAGAAAAAATGGTGCTTTGCTTGGTGAAATGGGAGGAGAGCCTGGTTTAGGCTATCAAGGCATGTCTGACTGGGGAAGTGAAGGAAAAAGTGGGCCTTGGATGACACAGGTATCCCATGGTCAATCAAGTGGCAGACACTGTAGTTACCAAGGACCTGAACACAGAGGCTTTTCTGGTTTGCATAGTGGATCACCATCCCGTCCAGGTTACTATACTGGAACAGGCTCTTCTTTGTCTCAGGCTGAAAGTGGAGGACAGGATCATCATGGGCTTTTTACTGGCTATTTCCGATCTCTGTTGGACTCAGACGATTCCTCAGaccttgtggattttgctgcTGTTGCCCAGAGACAGGAAGCTAGAAAATCTGCATCTGCGTTCTCTGGGTCATCGGCCTCCCCAAACCCAAGGGCACTCCAGCCCTATTCCAATTCTCGGGGGGCAAAATCTGGTACCCAAGAATCACCATACCAAAGTTCAACAGCTGCCAGGCAACCATTCCCTCCAAACCGGGGAAATGCAAATTTTGGCTCACTTTCTCAACAAGAATGCCGTGGGTCAGATGCCTTTCAAAAGCTGCTGTCACGTTCTCCGAACTCCCAAAGTGCTGGAGGTTTTGGCCAATTTGGAGGCTTTTCTGGATCTAGTGGACAGAGTTTGCCGGGCCATAGTATATTTGCACCAAACAAGCAGTATCCAGCTCCTCCTGACTGTTTAGGTAATAAGGACTGCAGCTTTTCCTTTAGTGGTGGATGTAATAGCCTCCCTTCTTCGCCAGGCAGTGCCCACAGTAGCACAAGTTTCAGCCAGCAACAACAATTATCAGCAGGGACAGTTACTAACACAGCTAAAACTCCCTTTTTCAACACATCAGAGTTGCCACCATTCCCACCACTTAGGAGTGAAAGTCGTTCAAGCACCTCTTCACCAGCTGGGTATATGATGCCCAAGGTCTCTGGTCCAATGTTTCCTGGTGAAAACAACCGCAACTTTACTGGATCTGTAGGTGCAGGTCAGTGGGGATTTCGACAAGGTTATGGCCAATCAGATTGGGGTAATGAGAGCTTTGGTCAGCTTTACGGCCCAGGGTTTGATTGCCACATGACTGAATCCAATGTTATATTGGACATTAGCAATTATACGCCACAGAAGGCCAAGCAAAATACTGACAACATGTCAGAGTCATCGTCTGACAGCACACAGTACACCCAACCTGGTGCTGGTTATAGAAGGGCCAATAGTGAGGCCTCCTCCAGTGAAGGTCAGTCAAGTCTCTCCAGCCTTGAAAAGCTAATGATGGACTGGAATGACACGTCATCTGCACCAGGATATAGTTGGAACCAGACTGTCCTTTTTCACCAATCCGCTAAACCTGGGAGGGGGCGCAGGAAGAAAGCAGACTTATTTGAACAATCACCCCAACAACCACAACACCTAGGCTTTTCATCATCATCCCCATCTTCTTCCTCATCATCTGCTGCTGCTCCACCAGCAGGTTTTCCAACCAAGAGAGGTGGTGGCCCCAGGGGTCCAAGAGGAGGACGAGGTGGTAGCTGTGCAGCCAGCAAGAAAGAGAGAGGTTCAGGCAAAGCCAAATTTTCCCCAAAACCACCTGCTCCACCACCTACTTCCTCAGTCAGTTCCCTCTTTCAGGACACCTCAGACTTAGGACTGGATTGCTATAGCGGGGACAGCAGCATGTCCCCTCTGCCCTCCCACTCGCGGGCGTATGGGGTGGGTGAGAGGGAGCCTACATGTGATTTCTCTGGACCTTATTCCATGAACCCATCTACCCCTTCTGATGGCACATTTGGCTTCCAGAGTGACTCTCCTGGGCTGGGCCCTCCGTCTACAGAACTTGATCCTGGTAAACACTTTCCCCATCTCCCTACAGTTGGCAACACCAGTACTGGTGCACCTCATCCACCACCACCCCCACCACCTGGCCTGGGATATGATCACCAACTACAAGACTCTCCCTTTTCCCCTAACTGCTCCCCAACTCTTGAGCTACGGCCGGGGGAGGGAAGAAAGCTTGTGCCGCCTCCCCACTCATCTTGTGATCCCCTGAAACATAGCCTCCCTCCCCACTTGCCCTCTTGTAGGGAGCAGCTGCCTCCCCAGCCATCAACACATCACCGCTATGACCCTCCCAGCTGCAAGAATGCTGGTTACTGGTACCCTCCTCGCAGTCCTCCCTATGATGGTAAAGGTGGGTTGCTTTCAGACTTCATGGGTAGGCGAGGTGAGGGAGTATCTTGCCTGAGTCCCCACATCCCAAGCCCCAAAAGAGACAAAGAGACGCTGGACATGGTAAGGGGGCATCATAGATCGTCATACCCCTGCCCTTTGCTCAATGATATTACCCATTCCCCTGTGCAAAGAGACTCAATGGTGCAGCTCCAGGATTCCTATCGTTACCCGGCCTTTCCCCCCCAGGGTcctccagtcctgtcaccaccaaaTCTGAAGGGTGGCTTCCTGGGACCTGAGAACATCCCAGAAGACAACTTCACAGTCACATCCCTCTAG
- the AHDC1 gene encoding transcription factor Gibbin isoform X2, with protein sequence MLKAIPALLRTNVGAAGLVPPSLENGDTPAEKRPPHSKEAERGRRVTLVCRHPRSRDHKYSGKSLKSDRQENSTSIQLEHQEEDSRSQHSCVRSNKSFCPSAGTTKLGVDGIIALLKSKCGNGRVNLQPVVRLMDIMKDLSQLSNDLRSSGVRLDYTHVVSPPSENDDVEPGLQYSFFSSQSLACGLRSPEEKPSETVDTKESSPVSPNPDSSESASSNVLRELAALAWMEPQPTETMQEREQEELDGQSRKDSADKRAGHINENKDESSGDEQGYERQNMEESGEEQEDNIQEEESCEEQEPIKQSDSFRQEQSERKQAKESSDEEQESNKQEGESGEDQVESKPEKSLDEQEDEFGVKMIKGENEVKPEGEQGNARANQESVKDEDKTENEDEGESSDDESRVEQCRKRLEKYKEREVMAEPITEEMPWMLPLFSQTSETLRRTPFSTRGGHRFGLRGRRGDRPGRGRRRRPGRPRASESLSRAYVMPPYHRTPEEPRAYRSHEQNSVFPLPSLGQKTSAVDGNVDQGPPQKPKRRGVRKMVVRIAKIPMPMGRRNKTSYKVSSFSSTLSVEGGELIGGSGPGPTSLLKMKNNGRNVVMVFPPGELPIILKRRRGRPPKNLVLARETPPMLPQPSPIEPSLPPAPTSQPAAPAADGEFVKKRRRRKQKLASPQPSYVADTNDSKSEYSDVLAKLAFLNRQSQGAGRTSPPRCWTPTLPDSVHQAPETHNISQFLHRVQGYRRRGGRGGGPGRRGGCNSHNAELSRCSFSDFFEGIGRKKSKPRPADPLKPRKRRQPKAEPDPNAKPKRKRRSRKNGALLGEMGGEPGLGYQGMSDWGSEGKSGPWMTQVSHGQSSGRHCSYQGPEHRGFSGLHSGSPSRPGYYTGTGSSLSQAESGGQDHHGLFTGYFRSLLDSDDSSDLVDFAAVAQRQEARKSASAFSGSSASPNPRALQPYSNSRGAKSGTQESPYQSSTAARQPFPPNRGNANFGSLSQQECRGSDAFQKLLSRSPNSQSAGGFGQFGGFSGSSGQSLPGHSIFAPNKQYPAPPDCLGNKDCSFSFSGGCNSLPSSPGSAHSSTSFSQQQQLSAGTVTNTAKTPFFNTSELPPFPPLRSESRSSTSSPAGYMMPKVSGPMFPGENNRNFTGSVGAGQWGFRQGYGQSDWGNESFGQLYGPGFDCHMTESNVILDISNYTPQKAKQNTDNMSESSSDSTQYTQPGAGYRRANSEASSSEGQSSLSSLEKLMMDWNDTSSAPGYSWNQTVLFHQSAKPGRGRRKKADLFEQSPQQPQHLGFSSSSPSSSSSSAAAPPAGFPTKRGGGPRGPRGGRGGSCAASKKERGSGKAKFSPKPPAPPPTSSVSSLFQDTSDLGLDCYSGDSSMSPLPSHSRAYGVGEREPTCDFSGPYSMNPSTPSDGTFGFQSDSPGLGPPSTELDPGKHFPHLPTVGNTSTGAPHPPPPPPPGLGYDHQLQDSPFSPNCSPTLELRPGEGRKLVPPPHSSCDPLKHSLPPHLPSCREQLPPQPSTHHRYDPPSCKNAGYWYPPRSPPYDGKGGLLSDFMGRRGEGVSCLSPHIPSPKRDKETLDMVRGHHRSSYPCPLLNDITHSPVQRDSMVQLQDSYRYPAFPPQGPPVLSPPNLKGGFLGPENIPEDNFTVTSL encoded by the exons ATGTCGGTGCTGCTGGCCTTGTCCCTCCTAGCCTGGAAAATGGAGACACTCCTGCCGAAAAGCGTCCTCCACATTCAAAGGAGGCCGAGAGGGGCCGCAGAGTGACGTTAGTCTGTAGACACCCTCGTTCAAG AGACCACAAGTACAGCGGGAAAAGTTTGAAATCAGATAGGCAAGAAA ATTCTACATCTATCCAGCTTGAACACCAAGAAGAAGATAGCCGATCCCAGCATTCTTGCGTCCGTTCAAACAAATCCTTCTGTCCATCTGCAGGAACCACAAAGCTAGGTGTTGATGGAATCATTGCTCTACTTAAAAGCAAATGTGGCAATGGTCGTGTCAATCTACAGCCAGTTGTACGTTTGATGGATATTATGAAGGACCTTAGCCAACTTTCCAATGACCTAAGATCCAGTGGTGTTCGTCTTGATTATACTCATGTTGTTAGCCCTCCATCAGAGAATGACGATGTAGAGCCAGGATTACAGTACAGCTTCTTTTCTTCTCAGAGCCTTGCATGTGGACTACGGAGTCCAGAAGAAAAGCCTTCAGAAACGGTTGATACCAAGGAGTCAAGCCCTGTATCACCCAACCCAGACTCAAGTGAATCTGCCAGTTCAAATGTTCTTCGAGAGTTAGCAGCCCTTGCCTGGATGGAGCCACAGCCAACAGAGACTATGCAGGAGAGGGAACAGGAAGAATTAGACGGCCAAAGTAGGAAGGACAGTGCAGATAAACGGGCAGGGcacataaatgaaaataaagatgaGTCATCAGGGGATGAGCAGGGCTATGAGAGGCAAAATATGGAGGAATCTGGGGAGGAGCAGGAAGACAATATACAGGAAGAGGAATCTTGTGAAGAACAAGAGCCAATTAAGCAGTCAGATAGTTTTAGACAAGAGCAGAGTGAGCGAAAACAGGCAAAGGAATCATCAGATGAAGAACAAGAAAGTAATAAACAGGAGGGAGAATCAGGGGAGGATCAGGTGGAAAGCAAACCTGAAAAGTCTTTAGATGAACAGGAAGATGAATTTGGAGTAAAAATGATAAAGGGAGAAAATGAGGTAAAACCAGAAGGGGAGCAGGGTAATGCACGTGCAAATCAGGAAAGTGTTAAAGATGAAGACAAGACAGAAAATGAGGATGAAGGAGAGTCCTCAGATGATGAAAGTAGGGTAGAGCAGTGCAGAAAAAGGTTAGAGAAATACAAAGAAAGGGAGGTTATGGCAGAGCCAATAACGGAAGAAATGCCCTGGATGCTACCTCTCTTTTCTCAAACATCGGAAACCCTCAGACGAACCCCTTTTTCCACTCGCGGAGGCCACAGGTTTGGTCTTAGAGGACGCAGGGGAGATAGACCTGGCAGGGGCCGGAGAAGAAGACCTGGAAGACCTCGAGCATCTGAAAGTCTTTCTCGTGCATATGTGATGCCTCCTTACCACCGAACACCAGAGGAGCCTAGAGCATATCGAAGTCATGAGCAAAACTCTGTATTTCCACTACCTTCCCTTGGTCAGAAAACTTCTGCAGTTGATGGAAATGTGGATCAGGGCCCACCACAAAAGCCAAAACGCAGAGGTGTACGAAAGATGGTGGTGCGGATTGCCAAAATCCCAATGCCAATGGGAAGAAGAAACAAAACAAGCTATAAAGTATCTTCATTCAGTAGCACTCTAAGTGTTGAAGGAGGAGAACTGATCGGTGGCTCAGGCCCAGGTCCCACCTCTCTACTCAAGATGAAAAACAATGGCCGAAATGTTGTAATGGTTTTCCCACCTGGTGAGCTTCCAATCATCCTTAAAAGGAGAAGAGGACGGCCACCCAAAAATCTGGTTCTGGCTAGAGAGACTCCACCAATGCTGCCTCAGCCCTCTCCTATTGAACCATCTTTACCACCTGCGCCAACTTCCCAGCCAGCCGCACCAGCTGCCGATGGTGAATTTGTTAAGAAAAGAAGGAGAAGAAAGCAAAAATTGGCTTCCCCTCAACCGTCCTATGTAGCTGACACCAATGACAGCAAGTCTGAATACAGTGATGTTCTGGCAAAGCTTGCTTTTCTTAACCGTCAGAGTCAAGGAGCTGGACGTACTTCTCCACCTCGTTGTTGGACACCTACACTGCCAGATTCAGTACACCAGGCCCCTGAAACGCATAATATCTCACAATTTCTACACAGAGTCCAAGGTTATCGGAGGCGTGGTGGACGTGGTGGAGGGCCTGGCCGCCGTGGTGGATGTAATAGTCATAATGCAGAACTGTCTCGCTGTTCTTTTAGTGACTTTTTTGAAGGAATTGGAAGAAAAAAATCAAAGCCAAGACCTGCTGACCCTTTAAAGCCAAGAAAACGTAGACAACCTAAAGCTGAACCAGATCCGAACGCCAAACCCAAGCGCAAGAGAAGATCTAGAAAAAATGGTGCTTTGCTTGGTGAAATGGGAGGAGAGCCTGGTTTAGGCTATCAAGGCATGTCTGACTGGGGAAGTGAAGGAAAAAGTGGGCCTTGGATGACACAGGTATCCCATGGTCAATCAAGTGGCAGACACTGTAGTTACCAAGGACCTGAACACAGAGGCTTTTCTGGTTTGCATAGTGGATCACCATCCCGTCCAGGTTACTATACTGGAACAGGCTCTTCTTTGTCTCAGGCTGAAAGTGGAGGACAGGATCATCATGGGCTTTTTACTGGCTATTTCCGATCTCTGTTGGACTCAGACGATTCCTCAGaccttgtggattttgctgcTGTTGCCCAGAGACAGGAAGCTAGAAAATCTGCATCTGCGTTCTCTGGGTCATCGGCCTCCCCAAACCCAAGGGCACTCCAGCCCTATTCCAATTCTCGGGGGGCAAAATCTGGTACCCAAGAATCACCATACCAAAGTTCAACAGCTGCCAGGCAACCATTCCCTCCAAACCGGGGAAATGCAAATTTTGGCTCACTTTCTCAACAAGAATGCCGTGGGTCAGATGCCTTTCAAAAGCTGCTGTCACGTTCTCCGAACTCCCAAAGTGCTGGAGGTTTTGGCCAATTTGGAGGCTTTTCTGGATCTAGTGGACAGAGTTTGCCGGGCCATAGTATATTTGCACCAAACAAGCAGTATCCAGCTCCTCCTGACTGTTTAGGTAATAAGGACTGCAGCTTTTCCTTTAGTGGTGGATGTAATAGCCTCCCTTCTTCGCCAGGCAGTGCCCACAGTAGCACAAGTTTCAGCCAGCAACAACAATTATCAGCAGGGACAGTTACTAACACAGCTAAAACTCCCTTTTTCAACACATCAGAGTTGCCACCATTCCCACCACTTAGGAGTGAAAGTCGTTCAAGCACCTCTTCACCAGCTGGGTATATGATGCCCAAGGTCTCTGGTCCAATGTTTCCTGGTGAAAACAACCGCAACTTTACTGGATCTGTAGGTGCAGGTCAGTGGGGATTTCGACAAGGTTATGGCCAATCAGATTGGGGTAATGAGAGCTTTGGTCAGCTTTACGGCCCAGGGTTTGATTGCCACATGACTGAATCCAATGTTATATTGGACATTAGCAATTATACGCCACAGAAGGCCAAGCAAAATACTGACAACATGTCAGAGTCATCGTCTGACAGCACACAGTACACCCAACCTGGTGCTGGTTATAGAAGGGCCAATAGTGAGGCCTCCTCCAGTGAAGGTCAGTCAAGTCTCTCCAGCCTTGAAAAGCTAATGATGGACTGGAATGACACGTCATCTGCACCAGGATATAGTTGGAACCAGACTGTCCTTTTTCACCAATCCGCTAAACCTGGGAGGGGGCGCAGGAAGAAAGCAGACTTATTTGAACAATCACCCCAACAACCACAACACCTAGGCTTTTCATCATCATCCCCATCTTCTTCCTCATCATCTGCTGCTGCTCCACCAGCAGGTTTTCCAACCAAGAGAGGTGGTGGCCCCAGGGGTCCAAGAGGAGGACGAGGTGGTAGCTGTGCAGCCAGCAAGAAAGAGAGAGGTTCAGGCAAAGCCAAATTTTCCCCAAAACCACCTGCTCCACCACCTACTTCCTCAGTCAGTTCCCTCTTTCAGGACACCTCAGACTTAGGACTGGATTGCTATAGCGGGGACAGCAGCATGTCCCCTCTGCCCTCCCACTCGCGGGCGTATGGGGTGGGTGAGAGGGAGCCTACATGTGATTTCTCTGGACCTTATTCCATGAACCCATCTACCCCTTCTGATGGCACATTTGGCTTCCAGAGTGACTCTCCTGGGCTGGGCCCTCCGTCTACAGAACTTGATCCTGGTAAACACTTTCCCCATCTCCCTACAGTTGGCAACACCAGTACTGGTGCACCTCATCCACCACCACCCCCACCACCTGGCCTGGGATATGATCACCAACTACAAGACTCTCCCTTTTCCCCTAACTGCTCCCCAACTCTTGAGCTACGGCCGGGGGAGGGAAGAAAGCTTGTGCCGCCTCCCCACTCATCTTGTGATCCCCTGAAACATAGCCTCCCTCCCCACTTGCCCTCTTGTAGGGAGCAGCTGCCTCCCCAGCCATCAACACATCACCGCTATGACCCTCCCAGCTGCAAGAATGCTGGTTACTGGTACCCTCCTCGCAGTCCTCCCTATGATGGTAAAGGTGGGTTGCTTTCAGACTTCATGGGTAGGCGAGGTGAGGGAGTATCTTGCCTGAGTCCCCACATCCCAAGCCCCAAAAGAGACAAAGAGACGCTGGACATGGTAAGGGGGCATCATAGATCGTCATACCCCTGCCCTTTGCTCAATGATATTACCCATTCCCCTGTGCAAAGAGACTCAATGGTGCAGCTCCAGGATTCCTATCGTTACCCGGCCTTTCCCCCCCAGGGTcctccagtcctgtcaccaccaaaTCTGAAGGGTGGCTTCCTGGGACCTGAGAACATCCCAGAAGACAACTTCACAGTCACATCCCTCTAG